A window from Lepus europaeus isolate LE1 chromosome 20, mLepTim1.pri, whole genome shotgun sequence encodes these proteins:
- the AGR2 gene encoding anterior gradient protein 2 homolog: MEKISLSAVLLLVALSYTLAKDTTVKPGAKKDAKDSQPRLPQTLSRGWGDQLIWTQTYEEALYKSKTSNKPLMIIHHLDECPHSQALKKVFAENKDIQKLAEQFVLLNLVYETTDKHLSPDGQYVPRIMFVDPSLTVRADITGRYSNRLYAYEPSDINLLLDNMKKARKLLKTEL, from the exons ATGGAGAAAATCTCCCTGTCAGCAGTCTTGCTCCTGGTGGCCCTCTCCTACACACTGGCCAAAGATACCACAGTCAAACCTGGAGCTAAGAAGGACGCAAAGGACTCTCAACCCAGACTGCCCCAGACACTCTCCAGAG GTTGGGGTGACCAACTCATCTGGACTCAGACTTATGAAGAAGCCTTATACAAATCCAAGACCAG CAACAAGCCTCTGATGATCATTCACCACCTGGACGAATGCCCACACAGCCAAG CTTTAAAGAAAGTGTTTGCTGAAAATAAAGACATCCAGAAGCTGGCAGAGCAGTTCGTCCTCCTCAATCTCGTT TATGAAACAACCGACAAACACCTTTCTCCTGATGGCCAGTACGTCCCCAGGATCATGTTTGTTG ACCCATCCCTGACGGTGAGAGCTGACATCACGGGAAGATACTCCAATCGCCTGTACGCCTACGAACCTTCCGACATAAATCTAC TGCTTGACAACATGAAGAAAGCACGCAAGTTGCTGAAGACTGAAttgtag